In Tessaracoccus flavus, the following are encoded in one genomic region:
- a CDS encoding amino acid ABC transporter ATP-binding protein, protein MVEVSGVHKFFGDLHVLKGVDLTVGRGEVCVLLGPSGSGKSTLIRCINELEQISAGRLSVDGELMGLREKDGVLHRRSDKEIAQQRSKIGMVFQRFNLFPHLTALGNVMEAPRQVRGLSRSAAERLAREQLERVGLSDRADHYPAQLSGGQQQRVAIARALAMGPELMLFDEPTSALDPELVGEVLAVMKELAASGMTMIVVTHEVGFAREVADQVVFMDDGLILEAGRPGEVIDAPQHPRTQDFFGKVL, encoded by the coding sequence ATGGTCGAGGTCAGCGGCGTCCACAAGTTCTTCGGCGACCTGCACGTCCTCAAGGGCGTGGATCTCACGGTCGGTCGCGGCGAGGTGTGCGTGCTGCTGGGGCCATCAGGCTCCGGCAAGTCAACCCTGATCCGTTGCATCAACGAGTTGGAGCAGATCAGCGCCGGCCGCCTGTCCGTTGACGGCGAACTGATGGGGCTGCGGGAGAAGGACGGAGTACTGCACCGGCGCAGCGACAAGGAGATCGCCCAGCAGCGCTCCAAGATCGGCATGGTGTTCCAGCGGTTCAACCTGTTCCCCCACCTGACCGCTCTCGGCAACGTCATGGAGGCCCCGAGGCAGGTGCGCGGCCTGAGCAGGTCCGCCGCCGAACGCCTGGCCCGCGAACAGTTGGAACGCGTTGGGCTTTCGGACAGGGCCGACCACTACCCGGCCCAGCTGTCGGGCGGTCAGCAGCAGCGGGTCGCCATCGCCCGGGCGCTGGCGATGGGACCGGAACTCATGCTCTTCGATGAGCCCACCTCGGCGTTGGATCCGGAACTGGTGGGCGAGGTCCTGGCCGTGATGAAGGAGCTGGCGGCCAGCGGCATGACGATGATCGTGGTGACCCACGAGGTGGGCTTCGCACGCGAGGTGGCCGATCAGGTCGTGTTCATGGACGACGGACTCATCCTCGAGGCCGGACGGCCCGGGGAGGTCATCGACGCACCCCAGCATCCCCGCACCCAGGACTTCTTCGGCAAGGTTCTGTAG
- a CDS encoding amino acid ABC transporter permease, whose amino-acid sequence MPGASRTPPSPRPRSTRRAEPTMSPSAPELIRARPVPRPGLWIWAAVVLVLVAMLVNGLVTNPNYHWDVVAEHLFDPRVLRAIGWTLILTVGAMAIGIVMAVTTAVMRMGSNPILRSVAWAYIWFFRGTPVYTQLLFWGLIAVLYPRLSLGIPFGPEFLVFDTQDVITAFVAALLGLGLNEGAYLSEIVRAGLNSVDKGQWEAASALGMKRSTTLWRIVIPQAMRVIVPPTGNETISMLKTTSLVTAVPFSLELTFVTMAIGNRNFLPLPLLIVAAIWYLLITSILMVGQHYLERYYGRGFDGDDQTRGSAKGMSKRQQSILAAGTVHADPNLEVTP is encoded by the coding sequence ATGCCTGGGGCATCGAGGACGCCGCCCTCACCACGGCCGAGATCAACCCGGCGGGCTGAGCCGACCATGTCCCCCAGCGCGCCTGAGTTGATCCGCGCCCGCCCCGTCCCGCGACCCGGCCTCTGGATCTGGGCCGCGGTGGTGCTCGTCCTCGTGGCGATGCTCGTCAATGGGCTCGTGACGAACCCGAACTACCACTGGGACGTGGTGGCGGAGCATCTGTTCGATCCCCGTGTGCTCCGGGCCATCGGCTGGACCCTCATCCTGACCGTCGGAGCGATGGCGATCGGCATCGTCATGGCGGTCACCACAGCGGTCATGCGGATGGGCAGCAACCCCATCCTGCGCTCGGTGGCGTGGGCCTACATCTGGTTCTTCCGCGGCACCCCCGTCTACACGCAGCTGCTGTTCTGGGGACTCATCGCGGTGCTCTACCCCCGGCTCAGCCTGGGCATCCCGTTCGGACCGGAGTTCCTCGTCTTCGACACCCAGGACGTCATCACGGCCTTCGTCGCCGCGCTCTTGGGGCTCGGCCTGAACGAGGGTGCCTACCTCTCCGAGATCGTGCGGGCCGGCCTGAACTCGGTGGACAAGGGTCAGTGGGAGGCGGCCTCAGCGCTCGGCATGAAGAGATCGACGACGCTGTGGAGGATCGTGATCCCGCAGGCGATGCGCGTCATCGTCCCGCCGACCGGCAACGAGACCATCTCCATGCTGAAGACCACCTCCCTGGTCACGGCCGTGCCGTTCAGTCTGGAACTGACGTTCGTCACGATGGCGATCGGCAACAGGAACTTCCTGCCGCTGCCGCTGCTCATCGTCGCGGCCATCTGGTATCTGCTCATCACCTCGATCCTCATGGTCGGCCAGCACTACCTGGAGCGTTACTACGGCCGCGGCTTCGACGGCGACGACCAGACCCGTGGCTCCGCGAAGGGCATGTCCAAGCGCCAGCAGTCGATCCTCGCGGCAGGAACCGTGCACGCCGACCCCAACCTGGAGGTGACCCCGTGA
- a CDS encoding ABC transporter substrate-binding protein, with protein sequence MRRLVATGLLAALALTACGQDSSTPADSSAPADSTDRTYDVSGVEKVDAIAALVPSSISEKGTLTVGASTDYAPAEFRAEDLQTAIGYDVDLSKALGRVLGLEAEVVDAEFASILPSIGTKFDLGISSFTITEERTANYNMISYITVGSSYAVKSGNPDEFNPDDVCGETIAVQTGTWQDEELASFSQQCTDEGKEAIEVLQYGRQSDATTNVVGGKATAYYADSTVASYSAALTNGQLEVVGGIRDAAPQGIVVKGDDEEMTQAVQQAMQHLMDEGVWQEILDAWGIEDAALTTAEINPAG encoded by the coding sequence ATGCGTCGCCTTGTCGCCACCGGCCTGCTTGCCGCCCTCGCCCTGACTGCCTGCGGGCAGGATTCCTCGACCCCCGCCGACAGTAGCGCGCCCGCCGACAGCACCGACCGCACCTACGACGTCTCCGGCGTGGAGAAGGTGGACGCGATCGCGGCGCTGGTGCCGTCGTCGATCAGCGAGAAGGGGACGCTCACCGTCGGCGCCTCGACCGACTACGCGCCGGCCGAGTTCAGGGCCGAAGACCTCCAGACCGCGATCGGCTACGACGTGGACCTCAGCAAGGCGCTGGGAAGGGTGCTCGGCCTCGAGGCGGAGGTGGTGGACGCCGAGTTCGCGTCCATCCTCCCCAGCATCGGCACGAAGTTCGACCTCGGCATCTCCTCGTTCACGATCACCGAGGAACGGACCGCCAACTACAACATGATCTCCTACATCACGGTCGGCTCGAGCTACGCGGTCAAGTCCGGGAACCCCGACGAGTTCAACCCTGACGACGTGTGCGGCGAGACGATCGCGGTGCAGACCGGCACGTGGCAGGACGAGGAACTCGCCTCGTTCAGCCAGCAGTGCACCGACGAGGGCAAGGAGGCGATCGAGGTGCTGCAGTACGGCCGCCAGTCCGATGCCACCACGAACGTCGTGGGCGGGAAGGCGACCGCCTACTACGCCGACTCAACCGTCGCGAGCTACTCCGCGGCGCTGACCAACGGCCAGCTCGAGGTGGTCGGCGGGATCCGCGATGCTGCCCCGCAGGGAATCGTGGTGAAGGGCGACGACGAGGAGATGACCCAGGCCGTGCAGCAGGCGATGCAGCACCTCATGGACGAGGGCGTCTGGCAGGAGATCCTGGATGCCTGGGGCATCGAGGACGCCGCCCTCACCACGGCCGAGATCAACCCGGCGGGCTGA
- the rplJ gene encoding 50S ribosomal protein L10: MARPDKAAKVAELADQFSNSAAAVLTEYRGLTVKDLKELRRSLGENASYAVAKNTLTAIAAKEAGIEGIEDTLTGPTAIAFVSGDIAAATKGLRDFAKAHPSLAIKGGVLEGKFLDAQAVLKLADLESREVLLAKMAGAMQANLAKAAYLLAAPLSQGARALGALATAAEANPSLIGGAGSAPATEATDETPAADAAPEAAEAAE, from the coding sequence ATGGCGAGGCCGGACAAGGCTGCCAAGGTCGCAGAGCTCGCTGATCAGTTCAGCAACTCGGCGGCGGCAGTTCTCACCGAGTACCGCGGTCTCACCGTCAAGGATCTGAAGGAACTCCGCCGATCCTTGGGTGAGAACGCCAGCTACGCCGTCGCGAAGAACACCCTGACGGCGATCGCTGCCAAGGAAGCCGGGATCGAGGGCATCGAAGATACCCTCACCGGCCCCACGGCTATCGCGTTCGTCAGCGGGGACATTGCAGCCGCCACCAAGGGGCTGCGTGACTTTGCGAAGGCCCATCCGTCCCTGGCAATCAAGGGTGGCGTTCTCGAGGGCAAGTTCCTCGACGCCCAGGCCGTGCTCAAGCTCGCCGACCTCGAGTCGCGCGAGGTTCTGCTCGCCAAGATGGCCGGCGCCATGCAGGCCAACCTGGCCAAGGCCGCCTACCTGCTCGCTGCCCCGCTGTCGCAGGGCGCCCGCGCCCTCGGCGCGCTGGCTACCGCTGCAGAGGCCAATCCCTCCCTGATCGGTGGCGCCGGCTCCGCGCCTGCCACCGAGGCCACGGACGAGACCCCCGCCGCGGATGCGGCACCCGAAGCAGCAGAAGCTGCGGAATGA
- the rplL gene encoding 50S ribosomal protein L7/L12, protein MAKLTNEELLDAFKEMTLIELSEFVKLFEDTFGVTAAAPVAVAAAAAPAAGGDDAGADDEGGSDKVDVILTSGGDKKIAVIKEVRALTSLGLKEAKDLVEGAPKPVLEQVDKDTAAKAKEALEAAGGSVEVK, encoded by the coding sequence ATGGCTAAGCTCACCAACGAAGAGCTCCTTGACGCCTTCAAGGAGATGACCCTCATCGAGCTCTCCGAGTTCGTCAAGCTGTTCGAGGACACCTTCGGTGTCACCGCTGCCGCTCCCGTCGCCGTCGCCGCCGCTGCGGCCCCGGCCGCCGGTGGCGACGACGCCGGTGCCGACGACGAGGGTGGCTCCGACAAGGTCGACGTCATCCTCACCTCCGGTGGCGACAAGAAGATCGCCGTCATCAAGGAGGTGCGCGCCCTGACCTCCCTCGGCCTGAAGGAGGCCAAGGACCTCGTGGAGGGTGCTCCCAAGCCCGTCCTCGAGCAGGTCGACAAGGACACCGCGGCCAAGGCCAAGGAGGCCCTCGAGGCCGCCGGCGGCTCCGTCGAGGTCAAGTGA